One window of Triticum dicoccoides isolate Atlit2015 ecotype Zavitan chromosome 5A, WEW_v2.0, whole genome shotgun sequence genomic DNA carries:
- the LOC119304251 gene encoding stem 28 kDa glycoprotein-like produces MAMARTTTLLLVAAALLGASCSAWEVNIRMPTSAADVDEAVVAPLIHALRPLLGSGKHAGVECDSWVLGVEAHNVRDWKTVPASCEGYVGHYMLGKHFRRDSKIVIDQALAYVDSLKLAGNGKEVWVFDIDETTLSNLPYYAKHGFGATPFNATSFNAYVLEGSAPALPETKRLYNKLLSVGIKPVFLTGRTEDQRAVTITNLRRQGISGWMNLLLKQPGFKGSAVTYKSGERQKLQDAGLVIVGNIGDQWSDILGAPEGARTFKLPDPMYYIG; encoded by the exons ATGGCGATGGCCAGGACTACGACGCTCCTGCTGGTCGCCGCGGCTCTCCTCGGGGCCTCATGCAGCGCGTGGGAGGTCAACATCCGCATGCCGACCTCGGCCGCGGACGTGGACGAGGCCGTGGTGGCGCCGCTGATCCATGCGCTGCGGCCGCTGCTGGGTTCCGGCAAGCACGCCGGAGTGGAGTGCGACAGCTGGGTGCTGGGCGTGGAGGCGCACAACGTGCGGGACTGGAAGACGGTGCCCGCCAGCTGCGAGGGCTACGTCGGCCATTACATGCTCGGCAAGCACTTCCGCCGCGACTCCAAGATTGTCATCGACCAGGCCCTCGCCTACGTCGACTCCCTCAAGCTCGCAGGCAATGGCAAGGAGGTGTGGGTCTTCGACATCGACGAGACCACCCTCTCCAACCTCCCCTACTACGCCAAGCACGGCTTCGG GGCTACACCGTTCAACGCGACGAGCTTCAATGCGTACGTGCTGGAGGGGAGCGCGCCAGCGCTGCCAGAGACGAAGAGGTTGTACAACAAGCTGCTCTCGGTCGGCATCAAGCCGGTGTTCCTCACTGGACGGACCGAGGACCAGAGGGCCGTCACCATCACCAACCTCCGCCGCCAGGGGATCTCCGGCTGGATGAACCTGCTGCTGAAGCAGCCCGGTTTCAAGGGCTCTGCGGTGACCTACAAGTCCGGCGAGAGGCAGAAGCTGCAGGACGCTGGGTTAGTCATCGTCGGCAACATCGGCGATCAGTGGAGCGACATCCTTGGCGCGCCGGAGGGCGCCCGCACGTTCAAGCTCCCCGACCCCATGTACTACATCGGCTAG
- the LOC119304252 gene encoding stem 28 kDa glycoprotein-like isoform X1: MTMARTTTMLLLVAAAVLAASCSAWEVNIRMPTSAADVDEAVVAPLIHALRPLLGSGKHAGVACDSWLLGVEAHNVRDWKTVPASCEGYVGHYMLGSHFRRDSKIVIDQAVAYVDSLKLAGNGKEVWVFDIDETTLSNLPYYAKHGFGATPFNATSFNAYVREGSAPALPETKRLYNKLRSVGIKPVFLTGRTEDQRAITVTNLRRQGISGWMNLLLKQPGFKGSAVTYKSGERQKLQDAGYVIVGNIGDQWSDILGAPEGARTFKLPDPMYYIG; the protein is encoded by the exons ATGACAATGGCTAGGACGACGACgatgctcctcctcgtcgccgcggCTGTCCTCGCGGCCTCATGCAGCGCGTGGGAGGTCAACATCCGCATGCCGACCTCGGCCGCGGACGTGGACGAGGCCGTGGTGGCGCCGCTGATCCACGCGCTGCGGCCGCTGCTGGGCTCCGGCAAGCACGCCGGAGTGGCGTGCGACAGCTGGCTGCTAGGCGTGGAGGCGCACAACGTGCGCGACTGGAAGACCGTGCCCGCTAGCTGCGAGGGCTACGTCGGCCACTACATGCTCGGCAGCCACTTCCGCCGCGACTCCAAGATCGTCATCGACCAGGCCGTCGCCTACGTcgactccctcaagctcgccggcaACGGCAAGGAGGTGTGGGTCTTCGACATTGACGAGACCACCCTCTCCAACCTCCCCTACTACGCCAAGCACGGCTTCGG GGCTACACCGTTCAACGCGACGAGCTTCAACGCGTACGTGCGGGAGGGGAGCGCCCCGGCGCTGCCAGAGACGAAGCGGTTGTACAACAAGCTGCGCTCGGTCGGTATCAAGCCAGTGTTCCTCACCGGCCGGACCGAGGACCAGAGGGCCATCACCGTCACCAATCTCCGCCGCCAGGGCATCTCCGGGTGGATGAACCTGCTGCTGAAGCAACCCGGCTTCAAGGGCTCCGCGGTGACCTACAAGTCCGGCGAGAGGCAGAAGCTGCAGGACGCCGGGTACGTCATCGTCGGCAATATCGGCGACCAGTGGAGTGACATCCTCGGCGCGCCTGAGGGCGCCCGCACTTTCAAGCTGCCAGATCCCATGTACTACATCGGCTAG